A window of Glycine soja cultivar W05 chromosome 2, ASM419377v2, whole genome shotgun sequence genomic DNA:
tgaatgtagcaaaatcaaatatataaatagaaaattacattagacaatgttaatcaattctccttcatcatgatcattacgattagcatgaacgtcgccagcttcttcttctccgacaacgttaggagtgatttgtgcggtcaaaggactaacataggtgtccatgtatgaatcatcatcttctacattgaCACCAATTTTTTTGCCCTGGAGAACCACGCACcatctttcatcacaagggtcttgcacgtaaaatacttgtctagcttgttctgccatgatgaaagggtcattgtggtaaccaagtttctttaggtctaccaacataaatcctatatcatcggtgcgcacgccggtgttgttgtcaacccaattacatttgaaaatacatacagtaaatttcacatagttaagctcccaaatttcatcaatgaaccaaagtaagggatggaagctacacagggattggcgtcattcACACTtacgaagtgttgagattcagcccttagggtgaccccgctgttctgcattgtacttttgtcatcttgtgcttttgtgtaaaatgaatacttgtttatgtcatatccttgccaagttataacatttcttttaggcccatctgctagctttcttaatgtttctgaagcattctcatctgcaaagattgtatctttaaaccaatcacagaaagtcttgttatgctttttcaacacccaattctttgacatttttggattattctatttgactaaagcttcatgcttaagtatgtatggcaaaacttcattactgttgttcaagacatacaagtgagcttgtaacaaatcttctacacttggagtgatcacatgcagtcctcttgaacccttaccacccactctgtcatcatgccgagactcaggaaggccaacaggtttagccttctctatgtattctgaacaaaataaaatggcttcttctgcaatgtacctctcaacaatagatgcttctggacgatatagattctttgtatacccttttaagatcttcatgtatcgctcaattgggtacatccaccgtagataaacaagaccacaacatttgatttctctgaccagatgcacaatcaagtgaatcatgatgtcaaagaaagcagggggaaaatacatctccaactggcacagtataattatGGCCTCATTTTGCagctcatcaaacttgacaggatcaatgactttgctacatatagcatggaagaaaaagcacaggcgagttatggctaacctgactttttttggcaagatgtctcgtatagccacagctaaaaattgttgcatgagcacatgacaatcgtgagactttaaccctacaagcttaagctccttcaattgcacaaggctcttaatatttgaagattaTCCTtatggaaccttcacccgacgaagacactgacaaaaacttatcttctcctttttggacaaagtatggcaggctgggggcaagtaaatatTCTTCCtttcagaccttggatgcaactgtgatcgtatgcccatatcagctagatcttgacgggtattcaagtcATCCTTCGTCtttccttgaatgttaaggagcatcccaatcacactgtcacaaacatttttctccacatgcataacatcaatacaatgtctaacgtcaagattagaccagtacggaagatcaaagaaaatggacctcttcttccatatgcaactcttaattttatccttcttttaggtctttccaaatacagtattcaggtgttgaactcgctgatatacctgctcaccagtcaatggtatcggcgcaatatcatgctcttgacttccattaaaagctttttttagtTGTCtataaggatgattgggtgttagaaaacagtgatgcctactgtagactgtttttctcccatgttttagttgtatgtagcttgtgttttcttcacagatggggcatgcatgatgacccttaacattgtaatcgctgagattcccatgtgttggaaagtcattaatggtacaaaaaagcattgcacgcatttcgaacgtctccttgcaaaacacatcaaacactacaaccccctcgtcccacaaatttctcagatcttcaaccaacggacttagataaacatcaatgtcatttactggctgtcttgggcccgatatcatcatagacaacatcatgtattttcgctttatgcacaaccaaggaggcaaattgtaaattactagcacaactggccatgaactgtgttgagtgcttaaggtgccatatggattcattccatcactggttagtccaagtctaagatttcttggctctttcccgaaatccggatacaaaccatcaatcttcttccactacgAGCAATCATCCGGATGatggaccattccatcagaaatccttccattcgcatgccatgtaaggtcttctGCGTCATCCTCATTAGAAAAAAGATGCTTAAACCTttgaatgattggaagataccacaaaaccttcacTAGGGAGCCCTTAttggagttttcatcagaactgctttcctcttcatccttcactttgtaccgtgaagtcccacagatagggcatttcgacatttcttggaattcatgtctatatagtatgcaatcattggggcaagcatgaatcttctgatactccatacccatcggacacaatatctttttcgccttatagtaacttttaggcaacgtgttgtcctctggaagcagattgtgcactacctcaagcaatgaggtgaaacttttgtcactcgaCCCATacttggccttcacattaaccagacttaacaccgtagataacagggttaaggaattcttgcagcccgtatacaaaggcttctttgaatcactctgcaatccttcatacacagggacgtgtgcttgctggaaagactcttgtccaaggtcatgaatcatgtcctccaagcgatctcccatttctacatcaaacgattcagattgggacccactctgcatgtttgtcacttcaccatgccatatccacgtcgtgtaattcttcttaatcccatcacacaatagatagTCCCGTATGTCGTCCAAtagttgtcgtcttccattcaaacagttgatacaaggacaataatattttccttcttcattcggtcgacctctttctgaagcaaattgcaagaactgctcgacgccatcctcatattctgggctcatgcgactttaattcatccaacttcgatccatctaagcaattccatgcatgaaaatctcactttttatttataggtgtggccctatcccatttaggaaaactgtcttttatgttagcttcaaacgtcagggttagcattattttgaaaattttgactaaatttcggcagcatttcgcattggtctccaagtacacgacatcacatcggtgaaattaatttcccgataatcaagtatgcactcagagaacaacgtgaaatgcattgtactgaaatttgatcaaattaatcaaaataataataaccttaacgaatgaatctaacataaaaataccagtctccccaaactgtccaaacggacaattcaagactaaatacagtgactaatgcaaactgttcgcaagaatcattgcatgcagtctcaaacgggaatctaaggttcactcagcatgaacaacaattgtttatatagcaaattacattgaCGACGTACAACAACATACAAATATCGACATCAACAGCTGTGAGACTAGTCATAAAAATACAAGCAAAAGCAAGATGCTAACCAAGATGTAAATATCGTTATAAAGTTATAATAATACAAGCAAAAGCAACATGCTAGCCAAGATCCAATGTTAGGATCCAACAGGGTATGACACTAGTCCTACATTAGAAGTATGGGATTCTAGTGTGGGTAGTAAAAGAGAAATCCTTCCCACTGGTAGTGAGAAGGTGGTCTCAAcaaactctcttggcaactaatAGATGTATATCTTCTGAGtccttttttttggattttttaggGTTATAAGTTTCATTTTAATCATGTTGTAGAACTTTTGAGGGAAAAGGGTGGAAGTCACAAATATCTTTACCTCATATCATAGGCATAATGATAATCTGATGGTATGAACTAAACTAAACTTGTgtttctctatatattatgtccACATTTATCTGATTAGTAGTTATCTGCTAGTGTAATTCAAAAATTGTACTATTTGAATGTATTAGTGTCATTAAAATCTTTCTATTTGGCCttccaaaaaaatatctttctatTTGCTATGATTAAAGGATATGATTTCATGAACTCTTTTTGTTTGTTAATCCTGTACAACTAGTCTTTTTGCCCTCCATTTATATTTGGAAATTTGTATTTCAGGtacataattattttgaggcttAACAGAGCACCATCTATACTTTATAATGTGGTATTGTGCTACTGGTTAATTCTTTCTTGAACTATTGGAGAACATACATAAAATTTCGAAAATCGTGAATTTTAAATAGAGGGAAAAGTAATCTGACTCGCTGTAAATTATGATGGTATGGCCAGCTAGAAGATAGTTTCTTCTCCTGAAATTATATTGAACAATAACAAGTCTTGGCCAAACAAAGATCATGTTAAAAATATGGTTTGTCATTGGAAGGTCTGGATCCTGCCTAATATTCTATCCTTTTTCCCTTGTAGGACTATAATGGCTGAACATGTGCATTATTCTACTACATTAACAAAAACActatatttagattttttttatgctcTGCAAATAATTTCTCCTTGTAGATCACATTAAATACCTAAAGACTATCTGCAAAGTTGTAGACATGAAGGTTGGAGCAGTGTTGCCAAATTTCTAACCGAAGATGTCCCTCAACTTCTAAAGTCAGAGGATCTAAAAGACATTCAGGAAGTactctctcttgcttttaaatctCCTCCCAGTGAATTGAGAGGGTTAATAACATGGATTGTTGAAGTTCGCAGACAAGAAGATGGGAATCTCACATTGAGTGAGGAGGAGAAAGGAAGGCTAGTTATCAAGGTTTTTACactacattttttcttttgatgtgTGTTATTTGCAAAATTAGGGACTTCATCTCATTGAAGAAAATCCAATAAATGATTAATCATAACGTTTAAGAGCTTTGAAATTTCAGGCTCACATACTGGAACAGATTCAAACAACTGGACTCTTCAAACACGTGACAAGGTGGTTGGATTCTAAAAGTTCATGTTGTAATACTTTGGCAAACCTTGGTGACAAAGATATGTTACCAGCACTTGCTGCCAGTGTTTGTTGCCAAGCAGCAAATCTTTTGACTGTTTGTGGTAGGCTAGGTTTGTTAGGTGGAAAATGCTGTAGTCAAATAGATGTAAAACATCTGAATGCTGATAGTGAAAATCCAGTAACATTAGTTTCAGGAACTGTTACAACTGGTGGTGGTAGTGAACAAGGAGTTGATGTGTTGGTCCCTTTGTGTCAAAGGGAACCAAGTAGGTTGTGTCTTTCTAATGAAGGTCACTGCATTGGCATGCACCCGTCTACTGCAGATGTCTTAACGGTGCTTTTATTGGCCTTGCCCTTGCATACGTGGTCTGGCATTAAAGAAGAAAAGTTGTGTGTGGAAGCTTTGAGCCTTCTAGCAACAGAAGATCTCCCTCCCCTACTTCAGGAAGAGGTAATGTCcattttttagaatttgttatctagttttttcctttaatctaaACTCTGAAAGATATGGACATTTCGGTCTAGTTTGACAGGTGTTTACAAATTCAAGTGGCTCGTATCTGTCAATTTCTGTGGACCATCTGGTTCACAAGAAACCAATGGCTGTTTTCAACAAAGGAAAGTCCCCATGTGACTACTGttagaaaaatatcataatttactTGTGCCTGCAATTGAAGTGGTATCAAATGATAATGTCCAAATTCATAATTGGAAGCAGCCAACTGTTTGTCTTATGAAAGCCAATTTGGATGCCTCTGTGAAGAAGAATATAAGGACTTCGATGAAGTCGTTGCTGCAGCATCTTTGGTTATTCCTCGCTGCTAGAAACCTCATGTAGCATAAAACCATTTAAGAAGGCATCATTGTACATTGAGCAAGTAACAGAGTTGGATTAAGCATAGGTAAATGGATTCCACACTTTAATCTGATGTGCATACGATGACAATTAACTGAGGAAAAATTTCAGAAGGAGACTAATCTAATGACTGAGGAGAATTCGCTTGCACAGAAGTACATCCAGCTTCAAAGATAGGAGCTGCAGGCTCAATAGTAGGACTAGAATCAGCATTGATAGGAGAACTAGAGTTGGAATTTGAATTTGCTGTGGGATCAACAGAAGTAGGACTAGCAACATAATTgctagtgtgtgtgtgtgtgtgtgtgtgtgtgtgtatgtgtgtgtgtgtgtgtgtgtgtgcatgtgtgtgtgtgtgtgtgtctctgtccgtgtgtgtgtttctctgtgtgtgtgcgtgtgtgttgTGTCTGTGtttatgtgtgtgtgggtgtgtctctgactgtgtgtgtgtttctgtgtgtgtgtgtgtgtgtgtgtgtgtgtgtgtgtgtgtgtgtgtgtgtgtgtgtgtgtgtgtgtgtgtgtgcgtgtgtgtgcgtgtgtgtgtgtgtgtttctgtgtgtgtatTGGTCCATTAATTGGGTATATTGGTCACAAAATTAGGATGGTTGCAGTTTGTGTGTGGCAGTAGAGTTAAATTaagagacacacacacacatagacaaCTTTGGAGGTGGATTTTCGTAGTGAAGCACTAAACAAGAGCTTCTTATACAGGTGGTGTGGGAGGACCAAAAAGCATATTTTACCAGTGAAGGAAGAATGCACAGTTCAGTTTTACAAGAGGGAGATTCAGATTAGAGGGAGATACAATTTTGGGATTTTAAATTCTGCAAAACCGATTGAAGTATGCTCTAACATACCATGAACTCATTGCTATTCTGATGCAGTGACATGTTCTTGTCGATGGCAAAGTTAGGACTGACAAGACTTACTCTGCTGGTTTCATGGGTATGTTTGCAACTTCTCAATTTTTAGAATAACAGTCTATTTCATGTTATGCAACCAAAATATGTTACATTATCAGGGGGAACTAATATGCTAAAGTTCTTATTGTTTATTGAGCTTGACCAATTCTGAATCTGATACATTTAGCAAACTCTCTTGAAgtctatgtatatatatatatatatatatagaggttcAAATGGAAAGTTAGGTGTTAACAAATTCTCAGCTATTCATGTTCTAAGAATGTAGTCTTGTCCTCAGAATTACAAACACTGTAAATGTTAACCCTTATTTCTAACATTCTCCAATGGCTTGTGAATAGACTATGGTAAAATGTGAGCTTGAATTGACCTAACCAAATTAGTTGCAGAAACAGTTCCTATCCGAACTCTGGTAAAATGTGTACCTTTGTTGTGTTTAGTTATCTTATATAAAGGCTAACAAATGTGTTGATGCTAATGAACCTTTAAAATGTCAATTTCAGgacttttatagttttttattttaaaatgtgttGATGCTAACAAATGTGTTGATGCTAACAagcccttttgcgggcgtgcgaggtgaggctcacgggtgcgctttccaaaggaggaaagatgcgcggattCGCcatcaacgtttatttgtggaaaacgtcggaaaaactgaaggaaaccggtcaaaacgaaaattctaagttcgggagttgtatttacgtttgaggaaggtattagcacctctcacgtttgtctcaaaggacaacaacctattttttagaattgtgaaattgtgttaccttaactttatttctttttattttttgaggtcgacaaaagcggggctcttgctcctacgtaccctctatcgaagaggaaatcagacctacgtagttcttttttaagagtgaatcaagcgattctttttacttgaaaggtgatcattttaaggcgttgcaccttaaaaatgatccatttacttggtaaggaaaactaagataataaactttcaaatccttttttagtgatttttttcgtggacgagcttgacttggcgggttggttttagccttagtttcattttagttattagtcaattcaattaagaatgagaaatcccaaagagaaaatgtccgattgatttttccgcttcattttactaaaaggtatttttttattattatattattattttacttcttttttgatttccaacgtggttacggcacgaccgaacgatcggaattcattttaacagaaattaatgaatattacaaatcaaatgatcggtggaaatttattttattttttgattaggcaaaaaatgacttaaataaatgactgaagcacgtcaaaagggggtacggaaagtaaatgaaaacgagaataaaagtacatgaaacaaatggggaccaccacgggtacatagaatgagttgaaaagctcggtttggggtacttaccggttgaagactgaagaaaacgaagaacgaacgatgaatgtcgaagagcctcggaaacattacggaaacgttacggaagcgcctcggcttggattttcttcacggaaacaattttcctcagcaattttaagagaatacgaagtgccaagaaggctgaacccccttccttcttcattccgccccctatttatagcaaaataggggaggagcttgccacccagctcgcccaggcgaaccatgttgcttcctccagaagcaaccgccttctggaggaagaatgtggaaggcccaagtgggcctgattgctatttgcacccccttttttactacaTATACCCCCtttgccttttttggtgattctttttccgtaacgttacgaaactttacgaatttcgtaacgatacttattttctttccgtaaggctacgaaaccttacggatcatgtatttactcttttttagctttcgaagaagttacggaaactcacggattacgtaacaatacttccttttggtttccgccacattacagaatttcacggatcgcgtaaccatgctttcttttgattttcggcgcgtctcgggacttcacatattgtgcaacaaagggtgctaaGTACTTTGAAGCGATCAATCAAaggctcagctcgcccaggcgagctaacctgccaatttttttttctttttatttttttttttttaggggaaacatAACCATGCCCCCCCCCCCTTACAGGTTAGCGTTTGCCTACtcgaacctacttaagttagaatcaggcatcgattacttatttaacacaaacaatagtaataaatactgtgaattcaaaggatactgggctacCTTGCAACGACTTTCTCTGCTTGTCCAGCGCCGGGAAGGGACAACGATCGATCAGTTGTGACCCTATCCCCCAtttgcatccgtccctaagtacctgcaagtaggaaacaaaaaatgtgcggccaatcgtgaccgggtcatcgtcttacctttgttgatttttgtCGTCAACTTGTCTCGACTTCTGACCatggcctaagacgattctgcccctattaccacaagatatgcatgtgtacgtgcatgcatgaatgtttttaatgcaatgattttcttagtgaaggctggttaggttcagttttaatttaagcgtttggggcaccccatgaaccgagcgaagagggctcaggttattacaaactaacacaaggtttaaaaccaaagtgaggactgaagcctcatcCATCTCCTCATCTTTTAAAGCAACGAGACAATTACAGcgaatgggaatccctagaggaaaccaagaagaacaaaaaaactcaaaaataaaagaacatgcaacggtcctctcaaTTGCCctagacttcaagcgtaatatcgcttaacgacatcggagttcacgggcgagggtagctcttcgccatccatgttggtgaggaagaatctggaaggcccaagtgggcctaattgctatttgcaccaccttttttactaaatacaccaccctttgccttttttggtgattctttttccgtaacgttacaaaactttacgaatttcgtaacgatacttattttctttccgtaaggctacgaaaccttacggatcatgtatttactcttttttagctttcgaagaagttacgtaaactcacggattgcgtaacaatacttccttttggtttccgccacattacggaatttcacggatctcgtaaccatgctttcttttgattttcggcgcgtctcgggacttcacatattgtgcaacaaagggtgctaaGTACTTCGAAGCgatcaatcaaaggttgcatggcatcaagcaatagtccctggacaaaattagggtatgacagttatgGTTTAGCATATATTCTTTGTAAGTTGTGTAAATGGAAGTTCAAGCTCTACAAGGTTAGGTCAGTGAAGTTTGGCCAGAAAGGTATCCCATACCTGAACACCTATGATGGTCGCACCATCTGTTACCCGGATTGAGGCTTCAAAAGAACTGACAGATATTGAGACCCAAAGAAAACAGGAAGCAAATGAATTTTCATTCAAATTGGAAAGCACGAGGAGAAAGTTGAAGGAGGCCATTGAAGAGATCGATGAGTCAAAGGAGCTTGAAATGAAATTGGTTGTGACAATATTAGATGTTGATTTCTTGTAGAATGAGTTAAAGTCAGTTAAGGAAATGGATAAAAGGGTTCAAGGAGATGGGAGTGCAAAGCAATTGGAAGGAAGATTCAAAAAAGGGGAGGAATCAGAAGACTCTATAGTGTTACAAACTATAACAGAAGAATTGGAGGCAGCTAGGAAAGAATTAGCTTTGGTTAGAGAATAAGGTTTGCAGTTTATGGCCTCTTTGGATGTCATAAGAAATGAGTTGAAGCATGTCACTGCTGAGACAAATAGGTTGAAGAAGAAGGAAGGGAAAGTAGACTCAACAGTTCAAAATCTCAATTTCAAGATTTTGAGAGCAAAGTCTAAATTAGAAGCTGTGTCTGCTGCTGAGGAAAAGGCCAGATCCATAGTCATGAGTTTGTCTCATACTCTTGAAAAGCTGAAGACAAAAACAgaagaagcaaaaaaggaaaatgaggATGTAAGCCAGGAGGTTGCAGCCACCAATGAGTACAGATTTTTCATCCTTAACTACGTGTGATTGTGATGTAAATTGACTCATTACCCAGAAACACAAATCaattaaacttcatattttAATTGCCAAGAGAAAAGTTaatgattttaagttttaatttgataatttatttattttaatttaattttctaacttaGACTTATATATCTCAATTGTCTTGCCATTGAAATACTATTaaatttcatcatttatttgatagaatccatctcataattttttttgaataatccTACTAAATATTTAGTTGATTTaccttttattatctttttccttttcttcctattagtaaaaactaaaaacaaagttGTCTAAAAGAAAGAGGATGAAAGGTATGGTGCATAAAACCCCAAACTCAAATATCTTTTCCCCCCCTTTCCATCAATATTGAAATTGAAACTGTTCTAAACTAGAGTTAAGGTTCAATTTGTATTATAGAACACCTGAGTCCaaaaaaggcataaccaactcATGTAGCAAAGTATTGACCAAGGTCAACACCCACTCGGGTGTACGACTCCTATAATATTAGTATATTTGGATGCAAGTAAATTGAAAGACACGCAACCATGAATTGAATCCAGATACACACTACATAGGTGAACAATGAATTATCCTTCAAAAAGCAACTAcagaatataaaatatacacTACATATTTAAGAAACAACATAAACTATCAGCCTTGTTTACTTTGTGAATTGCTCATCGATATCCTTTAGTAGgggatttcttcattttcac
This region includes:
- the LOC114374931 gene encoding glutathione gamma-glutamylcysteinyltransferase 3-like, producing the protein MCQKEQEEEEEKEEGRYIIILRLNRAPSILYNVVFCRHEGWSSVAKFLTEDVPQLLKSEDLKDIQEVLSLAFKSPPSELRGLITWIVEVRRQEDGNLTLSEEEKGRLVIKAHILEQIQTTGLFKHVTRWLDSKSSCCNTLANLGDKDMLPALAASVCCQAANLLTVCGRLGLLGGKCCSQIDVKHLNADSENPVTLVSGTVTTGGGSEQGVDVLVPLCQREPSRLCLSNEGHCIGMHPSTADVLTVLLLALPLHTWSGIKEEKLCVEALSLLATEDLPPLLQEEVFTNSSGSYLSISVDHLVHKKPMAVFNKGKSPCDYSNCLSYESQFGCLCEEEYKDFDEVVAAASLVIPRC